The nucleotide sequence AAATTATTAGTCAAGCACGTGAAATCGGTATTACAGCTCCTTTCTTAGGTGCAGATGGTTGGGATTCTCCTGATTTAGTTAAAATTGCCGGTAAAGATGCTTTAAATGGTACTTACTTTACAAATCATTACTCCTCAAATGACCCAAGTGAAAAGGTACAAAAATTTGTAAAGGCATATGAAGCAAAATATAATAAAGTTCCCGATTCTTTTGCTGCTTTAGGTTATGACGCTGCTTATTTGCTAGCTGATGCGATTAAAAGAGCAAATTCAACAGACCCCATAGCAATTAAAGATGCTTTAGCTCAAACTAAAGATTTTGATGCAGTAACAGGTAAACTTTCATTTGATGAAAAACATAATCCAATTAAAGAAATTACTATTATTGAATTAAAGAACGGAGAACAAACCTTAAAGACAAAAATTGCTCCACAGCAATAATTTAAGTAAAAAAAGGGGGTTCTCCCCCTTTTTTTGTGGTGCGCCCGGCATGGGCGCTTGCTTGTCGGTGAAAGTCCCATACGGGGGTTGATAATGCCAACCGTTAGCCTAAGACAAGGGTGTCCATTGTGAGGTGGAATCTGAAGGAAGCCGGCGGTAAAGCTCTGGTCTGAGGAACACGAACTACATATAAGGCATATGCCTGCCGGATGAGTTTGCCACACAAACGAAGCCCAAAACTATCCGAAATGAGCGGTGTAAATGTAGCAGATAGATGGAGGGAAAGTAAGCATTCTTACCTGAGGAGGTCTGACAGATAAGCTGTGATGTATACTCAGAAGCAGCAACCCATGCAGTGAAGTATGGCTGAACTGTCAGAAGTCAGCAGAGGTTATAGTACCGTGGTGGATATCTACGCCGTGGGAAGACTGAACAATAGGTTTACAGTCAATAAGTGAAAGATATTCATTCATGCATTAATTCCATTGAACCGCCGTATATTATAAAAAATTGAAGATTATCTATTGCACAAATATTATTAAACCTAAGTATAGGGGGTGTTATAGTGGAAATGTTTATTGCTCAACTTTTAAATGGTCTTTCCCTGGGAAGTATCTATGCCTTAATAGCTTTGGGCTATACAATGGTTTACGGAATTATTCAATTAATCAATTTTGCCCATGGGGATGTTTTAATGGTTGGAGCTTATATTGCTTTTTTGGCAATTACTGTTTTTAACCTTAATTTTTTTGTAGCAATGATAATTGCCATGGTACTTTCTGCTGTCCTTGGAATCCTGATTGAGAGAATTGCTTACAAACCGTTGCGTAATTCTACTAGGTTAGCTGCTTTAATTACAGCTATTGGAGTTTCTTTGCTGCTAGAAAACGGAGGCCTTTATGTTTTAGGAACAGATTATAAGCCTTTCCCTATGGCTGTGCCGAAAATTGCTTATCATTTTTTTAATGACAAAGTGACTATCACTAGTCACCAAATTATTATCTTAGTAGTAACTGTACTAATGATGGTGATGCTGCAATTTATAGTTAGGCGTACAAAAATTGGTAAAGCTATGCGGGCAGTTTCTTACGACAAAGATGCAGCCTTACTGATGGGAATTAACACGGATTCAGTTATTTCATTTACCTTTGCTATCGGATCAGCTTTGGCCGCTGTAGCTGGTGTGCTTTTAGGTTTGTATTACCAGACTATTCAGCCTTTAATGGGTTTAATGCCCGGCCTTAAAGCCTTCGTGGCAGCAGTACTAGGTGGGATTGGATTAATTCCAGGTGCAATGACAGGGGGCTTTATTTTAGGAATTACAGAAACCTTTGTTAGCGGTTACTGGAGCACAAATTTCCGCGACGTAGTAGTTTTTGGTATTTTAATTTTAATTTTAATTGTGAAACCTACGGGCCTTTTAGGTAAAGATACCCGCGAGAAAGTGTAGGTGAAGGAAATGAAGTTAAAAAATATCCTCATTGCCGTCATTCTTTTAGCTATATATGGGGCAATTTATTTTGCTATAAATGTGGCTCAAATTATCGATCCATATCAGCAAGTAAGTTTATTTTTAATGGGTATCAATATTATTGCAGCTGTTAGTCTAAATTTAATTGTTGGTTTTACAGGACAATTGGCTTTGGGGCATGCTGGTTTTATGGCAATCG is from Bacillota bacterium LX-D and encodes:
- a CDS encoding branched-chain amino acid ABC transporter permease, producing the protein MEMFIAQLLNGLSLGSIYALIALGYTMVYGIIQLINFAHGDVLMVGAYIAFLAITVFNLNFFVAMIIAMVLSAVLGILIERIAYKPLRNSTRLAALITAIGVSLLLENGGLYVLGTDYKPFPMAVPKIAYHFFNDKVTITSHQIIILVVTVLMMVMLQFIVRRTKIGKAMRAVSYDKDAALLMGINTDSVISFTFAIGSALAAVAGVLLGLYYQTIQPLMGLMPGLKAFVAAVLGGIGLIPGAMTGGFILGITETFVSGYWSTNFRDVVVFGILILILIVKPTGLLGKDTREKV